The Paeniglutamicibacter sulfureus genome includes a region encoding these proteins:
- a CDS encoding phospholipase D-like domain-containing protein, with translation MLPEIPDPVVVAAKKSVTRLVMAFLAVQAAVVGALVLYDAFKHRQRTKRPNFPQPGVFEGRVADSEVTIYTYGEDLYADMLAAIRGAKTRVFLETFIWKSDDTGRRFKEALAEAAERGVEVFVVYDGFANLVVPQSFYRFHPKIHVYRFPVLRPSRLFTPLRSTGLDHRKLLVVDDETGFVGGYNIGDLYATEWRDTHVRITGPSVWDLRQAFVGVWNTVCAEPEIPHHPPQSWDPHIRTVNNIPAHLVYPIRGIYLEAINRAQSHVYITTAYFIPDKQILRALIAASKRGVDVRLIQPEDSNHVLADWLSRGFYTSLLREGVTVLLYRNAMIHAKTATIDGHWSTIGTANIDRLSLTGNYETNLEIHDRAFAADMEKIFEIDSTNCRELTLTEWKERNFAAPISETILIPLRPFL, from the coding sequence ATGCTTCCCGAGATACCTGATCCCGTAGTAGTCGCGGCGAAAAAGTCGGTCACGCGACTCGTCATGGCGTTCCTGGCCGTGCAGGCCGCCGTAGTCGGCGCCTTGGTCCTCTACGATGCCTTCAAGCACCGGCAAAGGACGAAGCGCCCGAATTTCCCACAGCCCGGGGTATTCGAAGGACGCGTCGCGGATTCGGAGGTGACCATCTACACCTACGGCGAAGACCTCTACGCCGATATGCTGGCCGCCATCCGGGGCGCCAAGACCCGGGTTTTCCTGGAGACGTTCATCTGGAAGTCCGACGACACCGGGAGGCGGTTTAAGGAGGCGCTGGCCGAAGCCGCCGAGCGCGGCGTGGAGGTCTTCGTCGTCTACGACGGATTCGCCAACCTCGTTGTTCCGCAATCTTTTTACCGGTTCCACCCGAAAATCCACGTCTACCGCTTCCCGGTCCTGCGCCCGTCCAGGTTGTTCACCCCGCTGCGCAGCACCGGGCTGGACCACCGCAAGCTATTGGTCGTGGACGACGAGACCGGCTTCGTGGGCGGATACAACATCGGGGACCTGTACGCCACCGAATGGCGCGACACCCATGTGCGGATCACTGGTCCCTCCGTGTGGGACCTGCGCCAGGCCTTTGTGGGCGTCTGGAATACCGTGTGCGCAGAGCCGGAGATCCCGCACCACCCCCCGCAGTCGTGGGACCCACATATCCGGACGGTGAACAACATCCCGGCCCACCTGGTGTACCCGATCCGGGGCATCTACTTGGAAGCGATCAACCGCGCGCAGAGCCACGTTTACATCACCACGGCCTACTTCATCCCGGACAAGCAAATCCTGCGCGCCCTGATCGCTGCCAGCAAGAGGGGCGTCGACGTCAGGCTTATCCAGCCGGAAGACTCAAACCACGTCCTTGCGGACTGGCTCTCCCGGGGGTTCTACACATCCTTGCTACGCGAAGGAGTGACCGTCCTGCTCTACCGCAACGCGATGATCCACGCCAAGACCGCCACCATCGACGGCCACTGGTCCACGATCGGCACCGCCAACATCGACCGGCTGAGCCTGACCGGGAACTACGAAACGAACTTGGAGATCCACGACCGGGCATTCGCAGCCGACATGGAAAAGATCTTCGAAATCGACAGCACAAACTGCAGGGAACTGACACTGACTGAGTGGAAGGAACGGAACTTCGCCGCGCCGATCAGCGAAACCATCCTCATCCCGCTGCGCCCGTTCCTCTGA
- a CDS encoding DUF3253 domain-containing protein — MTNDKTPDTTPDGHHLIINGRKWRASDPSIPPKLRQELVEELMAARRAVKAHESEARARVNDAKIALGERGQPWWEAPEPQAFDERISATIRALLRKRIDSSICPSEVARIVSGKGDAWRDHMSDVRRVASEMACHGEIVATQKGIPVEADNVRGPIRLKRGTSVGDIPSSTRSE; from the coding sequence GTGACAAACGACAAAACACCGGACACCACCCCGGACGGACACCACCTCATCATCAATGGGAGAAAGTGGAGAGCGAGCGATCCCTCCATCCCTCCGAAACTTCGTCAGGAACTCGTCGAGGAACTTATGGCCGCCCGACGAGCCGTCAAGGCCCATGAGAGCGAGGCTCGGGCACGAGTCAATGATGCAAAGATCGCGCTGGGTGAGCGCGGCCAACCTTGGTGGGAGGCGCCCGAGCCCCAGGCCTTCGATGAAAGAATTTCTGCGACCATCCGAGCACTTCTGCGCAAGCGCATAGACTCGTCGATTTGCCCGAGCGAAGTCGCCCGAATCGTGAGTGGTAAGGGGGATGCTTGGCGAGACCACATGAGCGATGTCCGTCGTGTCGCGTCCGAGATGGCTTGCCACGGCGAGATCGTTGCAACCCAGAAGGGTATCCCGGTGGAAGCTGACAACGTTCGTGGTCCCATTCGCCTTAAGCGCGGTACCTCGGTTGGGGACATTCCCTCTAGCACCCGGTCCGAGTAG
- the ectA gene encoding diaminobutyrate acetyltransferase, translated as MVEELENTLSEATFRQPAVSDGRALWQMAHDSQVLDVNTSYAYLLWARDFAETSLIAEIDGAPAGFVTGYLRPEDPGTLMVWQVAVGADFQQRGLAAAMLDELATRSGAELLETTVTDDNAPSNRLFTRFAERHGAELTRTALFTPELYPDDHDTEYLYRIGPLGHGTNSPVPELAAAGSR; from the coding sequence ATGGTTGAAGAACTCGAAAACACATTGTCCGAGGCAACATTCCGCCAACCAGCAGTATCCGACGGCCGCGCCCTGTGGCAGATGGCCCACGACAGCCAAGTACTGGACGTGAACACTTCGTACGCGTACCTGCTCTGGGCCCGCGACTTCGCCGAGACGTCGCTCATCGCCGAAATCGACGGTGCCCCGGCCGGCTTCGTCACCGGCTACCTGCGCCCCGAGGACCCGGGAACACTCATGGTGTGGCAGGTCGCCGTGGGTGCCGACTTCCAGCAGCGCGGCCTGGCTGCGGCCATGCTCGACGAATTGGCAACACGCAGCGGCGCGGAACTGCTCGAGACCACGGTCACCGATGACAACGCGCCTTCCAACCGGCTGTTCACCCGTTTCGCCGAACGGCACGGTGCCGAACTGACCCGGACGGCGTTGTTTACCCCCGAGCTCTACCCGGACGACCACGACACCGAGTACCTGTACAGGATCGGCCCGCTGGGGCATGGCACCAATTCACCGGTGCCTGAACTGGCTGCCGCCGGAAGCCGCTAG
- a CDS encoding transcriptional regulator, protein MNEARFDDVIHAPVRLRICGLLRRVDRLDFAVLRDALEIADATLSKHVKILASAGYVSSGKAASSDRSDARQITWLSLTGAGRSAFDAHVRELRKIAGPSS, encoded by the coding sequence GTGAACGAGGCTAGGTTCGATGACGTCATCCACGCCCCCGTGCGGTTGCGCATCTGCGGACTCCTGCGTCGGGTCGACCGTCTCGACTTCGCAGTGCTGCGAGATGCGCTGGAGATCGCTGACGCCACGCTTTCCAAACACGTGAAGATCCTCGCCTCGGCAGGCTACGTCTCTTCTGGCAAAGCAGCATCCTCGGATCGCAGCGACGCTCGCCAGATCACTTGGTTGTCCCTCACCGGGGCGGGGAGGTCCGCCTTCGACGCACACGTGCGGGAACTTCGGAAGATCGCGGGGCCATCCAGCTGA
- a CDS encoding aldehyde dehydrogenase yields MTNTTLDGIHRQAYIDGQFTDASDAATFETLNPATGKAIANISACGPADVDRAVASARTAFESGAWSTADPNVRKNTLLRFAALIEKNVAELAELETLDAGKPITDCRDFDLPDVINTLRWYAEAIDKVFGKTSPTGSGHVGMIVREPIGVVGAVLPWNFPAAMLMWKLAPALAAGNSVVVKPPELASLTTLRIAELATQAGLPDGVFNVIPGLGHVAGKALGLHHDVDMITFTGSTEIGREFLRYSANSNLKNIVLECGGKNPQIITADNGDRLDQIAADLADSAFWNAGQNCSAGSRILVHESLKVPFVAALAREASARKVGDPTLDATVIGAMIEEDAMDRVLGFIDQAKTAGARIVTGGKRVLEETGGWFIGPTVLDDVTADMSVAREEIFGPVVAVLGFTDLDEALRLANDTEYGLAATVWSRDIDTALRLARGVRAGTVAVNGYSEGDITTPFGGYKTSGFGGRDNGLEAFEQYTQIKTIWITLH; encoded by the coding sequence ATGACAAATACGACCCTGGATGGCATCCACCGGCAGGCTTATATCGACGGACAATTCACCGACGCAAGCGATGCCGCCACCTTTGAGACACTCAACCCTGCAACCGGCAAGGCCATCGCCAACATCTCAGCCTGCGGTCCGGCCGACGTGGACCGTGCCGTCGCTTCCGCCCGCACGGCTTTTGAATCAGGTGCCTGGAGCACGGCAGACCCCAACGTCCGGAAGAATACCCTGCTCCGCTTCGCGGCTCTGATCGAAAAAAACGTGGCGGAATTGGCGGAATTGGAAACACTGGATGCAGGCAAACCGATCACTGATTGCCGGGACTTCGATCTCCCAGACGTGATCAATACGTTGCGTTGGTACGCGGAAGCCATCGACAAGGTTTTCGGCAAAACCTCACCCACGGGGTCGGGGCACGTCGGAATGATCGTCCGCGAACCAATCGGCGTTGTCGGGGCAGTACTGCCGTGGAATTTTCCGGCCGCCATGCTGATGTGGAAACTGGCGCCGGCGCTGGCGGCTGGCAACTCCGTAGTGGTCAAGCCGCCGGAACTGGCATCGCTCACTACGCTTCGCATCGCTGAGCTTGCCACCCAAGCGGGATTGCCGGACGGCGTCTTCAACGTCATACCGGGACTCGGCCATGTGGCAGGCAAGGCACTGGGCCTCCACCACGACGTCGACATGATCACTTTCACCGGGTCAACGGAAATTGGCCGCGAATTTCTTCGCTACTCCGCCAACAGCAACCTGAAGAACATCGTGCTCGAATGCGGAGGAAAAAACCCGCAAATCATCACCGCCGACAACGGCGACCGCCTCGACCAGATAGCTGCTGACCTGGCCGATTCGGCGTTCTGGAATGCAGGCCAGAACTGTTCAGCGGGGTCACGGATCCTGGTGCACGAATCCCTCAAGGTCCCCTTTGTCGCTGCCCTGGCCCGCGAAGCCTCGGCGCGCAAAGTCGGTGACCCGACGCTGGACGCCACAGTCATCGGGGCGATGATCGAGGAGGACGCCATGGATCGTGTCTTGGGATTTATCGATCAAGCCAAGACCGCCGGCGCCCGAATCGTCACGGGCGGGAAACGCGTCCTTGAAGAAACCGGTGGCTGGTTCATAGGACCCACGGTCTTGGACGACGTCACCGCCGATATGTCCGTCGCCCGCGAGGAGATCTTTGGCCCGGTCGTCGCCGTTCTTGGTTTCACCGATTTGGATGAAGCGCTTCGTCTGGCCAACGACACAGAGTACGGTCTGGCGGCCACGGTCTGGAGCAGAGACATCGACACCGCACTGCGACTGGCGCGAGGAGTGCGGGCCGGAACGGTTGCCGTGAATGGCTACAGCGAGGGTGACATCACGACGCCCTTCGGAGGGTACAAGACCTCTGGTTTCGGTGGGAGAGACAACGGATTGGAAGCGTTCGAACAGTACACACAGATCAAAACCATCTGGATCACCCTGCACTAA
- a CDS encoding CPBP family intramembrane glutamic endopeptidase: MRTILTEPPRTALSWKLLPALLLSASGVLLFGVGNDPVGYGLLALALITAAIIDPALARHLALIAVGLVIISLVPLNADLSIQHMVLMGGALGLAVLVPWLTSRFAYREEIIKFPVNTGRKWPLAAKLYLIGVVALGYLILPVYLISTGVYQNWPDASDPIIFWRLFLGVNAVGIWDELFFICTTFTLLRRHFPDWLANVLQAVIFSSFLWEIGYQAWGPLLTFPFALLQGYTFKLTKSLTYVVSVHLIFDFVLFLVLVHAHNRDWLAVFLY; the protein is encoded by the coding sequence GTGAGAACGATCCTGACTGAACCACCCCGTACCGCGCTCAGCTGGAAACTCTTGCCGGCATTGTTGCTCTCGGCGTCCGGAGTTCTGCTTTTTGGGGTCGGCAATGACCCGGTCGGTTACGGCCTACTCGCCCTGGCCCTGATCACGGCCGCGATCATCGACCCCGCGCTCGCGCGCCACTTGGCGCTCATTGCGGTGGGACTGGTGATCATCAGCTTGGTCCCGTTGAATGCTGATTTGAGCATCCAGCACATGGTCCTCATGGGTGGTGCACTCGGGTTGGCCGTGCTGGTTCCATGGCTGACCTCACGTTTTGCCTACCGTGAAGAGATCATCAAATTTCCGGTGAACACCGGCCGCAAATGGCCATTGGCCGCCAAGCTGTACCTGATCGGTGTTGTAGCACTTGGCTACCTCATTTTGCCGGTGTACCTGATCAGCACAGGGGTCTACCAAAACTGGCCGGATGCATCGGATCCCATCATCTTTTGGCGGCTCTTCTTGGGCGTGAATGCTGTTGGCATTTGGGATGAGCTGTTCTTTATCTGCACCACCTTCACGCTGCTGCGGCGACACTTTCCGGACTGGCTCGCCAACGTCCTGCAGGCGGTGATCTTCTCGTCTTTTCTCTGGGAGATCGGCTACCAGGCCTGGGGTCCGCTGTTGACCTTTCCCTTCGCGCTGTTGCAGGGCTACACCTTCAAGCTGACGAAGTCGCTGACCTACGTCGTCTCAGTGCACCTAATCTTCGACTTCGTTTTGTTCCTCGTATTGGTGCACGCGCACAACCGCGATTGGTTGGCGGTTTTCTTGTACTGA
- the ectB gene encoding diaminobutyrate--2-oxoglutarate transaminase, with amino-acid sequence MSNIFETLESEVRSYCRSWPVVFTHAKGATQTSEDGTEYLDFFSGAGALNYGHNNPALTKPLLDYLSSGAVVHSMDMMTPAKREFLVTFQELILKPRHLDYKVMFPGPTGTNTVEAALKLARKVTGRQHILSFTNAFHGMTLGSLSVTGNSLKRKGAGIPLTNSSKIPYDDYFDGTTADFMWLERVLEDSGSGVDKPAAVIVETVQGEGGLRAARIEWLRSLAALLKRHDILLIVDDVQAGCGRTGTFFSFEEAGIEPDIVCVSKSISGYGLPMALTLFRPELDVWEPGEHNGTFRGHNPAFVTATAALRTYWADDKFQQQLAGTIETLHRGLEEIAGTVEGAGLRGRGLLVGIIFPDLETASKVAAEAFANGLLVETSGPDDEVVKLMPPLTVTDEELGRGLAILAAAVRTVAGTPALASA; translated from the coding sequence ATGAGCAATATTTTTGAAACCCTGGAATCCGAAGTCCGCAGCTACTGCCGCAGCTGGCCCGTCGTGTTCACGCACGCCAAAGGCGCCACGCAGACTTCCGAGGACGGGACCGAGTACCTGGACTTCTTCTCCGGCGCCGGCGCCCTGAACTACGGGCACAACAACCCCGCGCTGACCAAGCCGTTGCTGGACTACCTTTCCAGCGGCGCGGTCGTCCACTCGATGGACATGATGACCCCGGCCAAGCGAGAGTTCCTTGTGACGTTCCAGGAACTGATCCTCAAGCCGCGCCACCTTGACTACAAGGTCATGTTCCCGGGCCCGACCGGCACCAACACGGTGGAGGCCGCCCTGAAGCTGGCCCGCAAGGTCACCGGGCGCCAGCACATCCTCTCCTTCACCAACGCGTTCCACGGCATGACCCTGGGCTCGCTGTCGGTCACCGGCAACTCGCTCAAGCGCAAGGGCGCCGGCATCCCGCTGACCAACAGCTCCAAGATCCCCTACGATGACTACTTCGACGGCACCACCGCCGACTTCATGTGGCTCGAGCGGGTCCTGGAGGATTCGGGCTCCGGCGTGGACAAGCCGGCCGCCGTGATCGTCGAAACCGTGCAGGGCGAAGGCGGCCTGCGTGCCGCCCGCATCGAATGGCTGCGCAGCCTCGCGGCGCTGCTCAAGCGCCACGACATCCTGCTGATCGTCGACGATGTCCAGGCCGGATGCGGCCGCACCGGCACCTTCTTCAGCTTCGAGGAAGCCGGGATCGAGCCGGACATCGTATGCGTCTCCAAGTCGATCTCCGGCTACGGGCTGCCGATGGCGTTGACGCTGTTCCGTCCGGAACTGGATGTCTGGGAGCCGGGCGAGCACAACGGAACCTTCCGCGGCCACAACCCGGCCTTCGTCACCGCCACCGCCGCGCTGCGCACCTACTGGGCCGACGACAAGTTCCAGCAGCAGCTGGCGGGCACCATCGAGACGCTGCACCGCGGACTCGAGGAAATCGCTGGCACCGTCGAGGGCGCGGGCCTCCGCGGCCGCGGCCTGCTCGTGGGCATCATCTTCCCGGATCTGGAGACGGCTTCCAAGGTCGCCGCCGAGGCCTTTGCGAACGGACTGCTGGTCGAGACCTCCGGTCCCGATGACGAGGTCGTCAAGCTCATGCCGCCGCTGACCGTCACCGACGAGGAACTGGGCCGCGGCCTGGCGATCCTCGCCGCGGCAGTGCGCACCGTCGCCGGCACCCCGGCGCTGGCCTCCGCCTAA
- a CDS encoding acyl-CoA thioesterase, with protein MNEEISRENAGRVTDGPFELSLQLRWSDMDALGHVNNARIVTLMEEARLRWSRPDAHTGRFEFGLVVASLQVDYLRPVLYRPEIRIRVGVVRIGTKSFTVRHSGYMDGQPVFDGTTVMVPLAEDGVSSRALSKPERGWLESSLIQART; from the coding sequence ATGAATGAAGAAATCTCACGCGAAAATGCAGGCCGGGTGACAGATGGGCCCTTCGAACTCTCCTTGCAATTGCGCTGGTCGGACATGGACGCGCTGGGGCACGTCAACAACGCGCGAATTGTGACACTCATGGAAGAGGCAAGGCTGCGTTGGTCACGACCCGATGCGCACACCGGGCGGTTCGAATTCGGTTTGGTCGTGGCCTCGCTGCAGGTGGACTACCTCCGCCCGGTTCTCTATCGGCCGGAGATCCGCATTCGGGTCGGGGTGGTGCGCATCGGCACCAAGTCTTTCACTGTGCGCCACTCCGGTTATATGGACGGCCAGCCGGTGTTTGACGGGACCACGGTGATGGTTCCACTAGCCGAGGACGGGGTGTCATCGCGAGCGCTGAGCAAGCCGGAGCGCGGCTGGCTTGAGAGTTCGCTGATCCAGGCCCGGACCTGA
- the thpD gene encoding ectoine hydroxylase: MTETLRRHHDAYPTRTGSNYMVLDRPGPVAWGTAADGPIDAQTLQGFESKGYLAIDQLVDPEELEVLRVELRRMSEDPSVRADERTIIEAKSQEVRSIFDVHRTSEVFKKIANDPRVVGRARQILGSEVYIHQSRVNFKPGFEGKEFSWHSDFETWHAEDGMPDPRAVSISISLTDNYTFNGPLMIMPGSHKKFISCGGETPEDNYKKSLIMQGAGTPDKETLTRFADEYGIDVLEGKAGGAVMFDSNCMHASNGNVSPYPRSNIFIVFNSVENTLVEPFGADQPRPDYIGVRDFTPAG; encoded by the coding sequence ATGACGGAGACATTGCGTCGCCACCACGATGCGTATCCAACACGAACAGGCAGCAACTACATGGTGCTTGATCGCCCGGGCCCGGTGGCCTGGGGAACCGCGGCCGATGGACCCATTGACGCGCAGACCCTGCAGGGTTTCGAGTCCAAGGGCTATCTGGCCATCGACCAGCTGGTGGACCCCGAGGAGTTGGAGGTTCTCCGGGTGGAGCTGCGCCGGATGTCGGAAGACCCGTCGGTGAGGGCCGACGAGCGGACCATCATCGAGGCGAAGTCCCAGGAGGTGCGCTCGATCTTCGACGTGCATCGGACCAGCGAGGTCTTCAAGAAGATCGCCAACGACCCCCGCGTGGTGGGCCGGGCCCGGCAGATCCTGGGCTCGGAGGTCTATATCCACCAGTCCCGGGTGAACTTCAAGCCGGGCTTCGAGGGCAAGGAATTCTCCTGGCACTCGGACTTCGAGACCTGGCACGCCGAGGACGGCATGCCGGACCCGCGGGCGGTGAGCATCTCGATCTCGCTGACCGACAACTACACGTTCAACGGGCCGTTGATGATCATGCCCGGCTCGCACAAGAAGTTCATTTCCTGCGGTGGCGAAACGCCGGAGGACAACTACAAGAAGTCCCTCATCATGCAGGGAGCAGGAACCCCTGACAAGGAGACGCTGACCCGGTTCGCCGATGAATACGGGATTGACGTGCTCGAGGGCAAGGCCGGCGGGGCAGTGATGTTCGATTCGAACTGCATGCACGCCTCGAACGGCAACGTGAGCCCGTACCCGCGCTCGAACATCTTCATCGTGTTCAACAGCGTCGAAAACACGTTGGTCGAACCGTTCGGCGCGGACCAGCCGCGCCCGGACTACATCGGGGTCCGGGACTTCACCCCGGCCGGCTAG
- a CDS encoding ectoine synthase codes for MLVTNLNDLNDTDRDVKSETWRSRRMVLAGEGVGFSFHDTVIYAGTTSTFHYANHIEAVYCVQGEGTLTNEETGEVHQLGDGTMYLLNGNEKHTVRATTELRMACVFNPPVTGREIHDENGVYPLIVEEAVSAS; via the coding sequence ATGCTGGTTACCAACCTGAACGACCTGAACGACACCGACCGCGACGTCAAGTCGGAGACCTGGCGCAGCCGCCGCATGGTGCTTGCGGGGGAGGGCGTCGGCTTCTCCTTCCACGACACCGTGATCTACGCCGGGACCACCTCGACGTTCCACTATGCCAACCACATCGAGGCCGTGTACTGCGTGCAGGGCGAGGGGACGCTGACCAACGAGGAGACCGGTGAGGTGCACCAGTTGGGCGACGGCACCATGTACCTGCTCAACGGCAATGAGAAGCACACCGTGCGCGCCACCACCGAGCTGCGCATGGCCTGCGTGTTCAACCCGCCGGTGACGGGCCGCGAGATCCACGACGAGAACGGCGTCTACCCGCTGATCGTCGAAGAGGCGGTTTCGGCTTCCTGA
- a CDS encoding pyrimidine dimer DNA glycosylase/endonuclease V encodes MRLWSLHPQYLDTKGLLACWRETLLAQKVLDGKTTGYRNHPQLQRFRATEDPLAAVGNYLEGIALEADARGYNFNRALVLRPPARGPIRLLTVTAGQVGYEREHLLGKLAVRDPDRQALLAAADPPRLHPAFGAVPGDIESWERPEAGRRS; translated from the coding sequence ATGCGCCTATGGAGCCTGCACCCCCAATACCTGGACACCAAGGGCCTGCTCGCCTGCTGGCGGGAGACCCTGTTGGCGCAGAAGGTGTTGGACGGAAAGACCACGGGCTACCGGAACCACCCGCAATTACAGCGTTTCCGGGCCACGGAAGATCCACTCGCCGCGGTCGGAAACTACCTCGAGGGCATCGCCCTGGAGGCAGATGCGCGCGGCTACAACTTCAACCGGGCGTTGGTTTTGCGCCCGCCTGCCCGCGGCCCGATCCGCCTGCTGACGGTCACCGCCGGTCAGGTCGGCTACGAGCGCGAGCACCTGCTGGGCAAGCTGGCGGTGCGCGATCCGGATCGCCAGGCCCTGTTGGCAGCGGCTGACCCGCCCCGGCTGCACCCCGCCTTCGGGGCCGTCCCCGGGGACATCGAGTCCTGGGAACGGCCCGAAGCCGGACGCCGGAGCTAG